In a single window of the Aridibaculum aurantiacum genome:
- a CDS encoding M20 metallopeptidase family protein yields MLSSTIKALAKQYHAEFVEVRNHLHAHPELSYVEFETSKFIQQKLSEWNIPFEIKATTGVVGIIEGKNPSSRIIALRADMDALPINEESEALYKSKHAGVMHACGHDVHTTCLLGAAKILKETKDDWEGTVKLIFQPGEEKNPGGASYMIKEGALEDPKPHGIFGLHVHPGLPLGKLSFRKGRVMASADEIYITIKSKGGHAAAPHLTSDTILIASHLIVSLQQIISRNNNPTSPSVLSICSIQGGHTTNVIPSEVKLMGTFRAMDEEWRYHAHELIKKQTVELVHAMGAEADIHIDVGYPFVDNDPALTEAGWQLANDYLGKENVEETELRMGAEDFGYYTHVVPGCFFRLGVRNEEKGIVHNVHTPKFDIDEGCIETGMGMMAYLGACAKV; encoded by the coding sequence ATGTTATCCAGTACTATAAAAGCACTTGCGAAGCAGTACCATGCAGAGTTTGTAGAAGTGCGCAATCACTTACATGCACACCCGGAGCTGAGCTATGTAGAGTTTGAGACAAGTAAATTCATCCAGCAAAAGCTAAGCGAGTGGAATATACCTTTTGAAATAAAAGCCACAACCGGTGTAGTAGGAATTATAGAAGGTAAGAATCCATCAAGCAGGATAATAGCTTTACGCGCCGATATGGATGCGCTGCCTATAAATGAAGAGAGCGAGGCATTGTATAAATCCAAACATGCAGGAGTGATGCATGCATGTGGACATGACGTACATACCACCTGCTTGTTAGGCGCAGCAAAGATTTTAAAGGAAACAAAGGATGATTGGGAAGGAACAGTTAAACTGATCTTTCAACCGGGTGAAGAAAAGAACCCTGGAGGAGCAAGCTATATGATAAAAGAAGGTGCACTTGAAGATCCAAAACCGCATGGCATTTTTGGATTGCATGTTCACCCGGGTTTGCCTTTAGGTAAATTAAGTTTTAGGAAAGGCAGAGTGATGGCCAGTGCAGATGAGATCTACATCACCATCAAAAGTAAGGGCGGCCATGCAGCAGCGCCACATCTCACATCCGATACCATTCTTATTGCATCGCACCTTATTGTAAGCCTGCAGCAGATCATCAGCCGCAACAACAATCCTACTTCACCTTCTGTACTTTCTATCTGCAGTATCCAGGGCGGCCACACTACTAATGTTATTCCAAGCGAAGTAAAACTTATGGGCACCTTCAGAGCCATGGATGAAGAATGGCGTTATCATGCACATGAACTGATAAAGAAGCAAACGGTAGAACTGGTGCATGCTATGGGTGCTGAAGCAGACATCCATATTGATGTAGGTTATCCCTTTGTAGACAATGACCCTGCATTAACTGAAGCGGGCTGGCAATTAGCCAACGACTATTTAGGTAAAGAAAATGTAGAAGAAACAGAGCTTCGCATGGGCGCCGAAGACTTTGGATATTACACGCATGTAGTACCGGGTTGTTTCTTTAGGCTTGGCGTGCGCAATGAAGAAAAGGGAATAGTACATAATGTGCACACACCAAAGTTTGATATAGATGAAGGATGTATAGAAACGGGTATGGGCATGAT
- a CDS encoding SPOR domain-containing protein: MRVLFFLLLVITTSSYAQTEFSVTDTMGSIMINRDSRIEMLALKQAEINKRASKLSSSGQYRGYRVQVYNSNNRDEANSVKSDLLRRFPDQKSYLLYQSPNFRVRIGNFLTQKEAMDLRKILAALYPNRGIYIVQDLIEYTPVEDEDLL; the protein is encoded by the coding sequence ATGCGCGTATTGTTTTTTTTACTGCTGGTAATTACCACCTCCAGCTATGCACAAACAGAATTTAGTGTCACCGATACTATGGGTTCTATAATGATTAATAGAGACTCCAGGATAGAAATGCTGGCACTTAAGCAGGCTGAGATCAATAAACGTGCATCTAAATTATCCAGCTCAGGCCAGTATCGCGGGTATCGTGTGCAGGTTTATAATTCCAATAACAGGGACGAAGCCAACAGTGTGAAATCTGACCTGCTACGTCGTTTTCCTGACCAGAAGTCGTACCTGCTTTACCAGTCGCCAAACTTCAGGGTGCGTATTGGAAATTTCCTAACGCAAAAAGAAGCGATGGACCTGCGTAAAATACTTGCTGCACTGTATCCTAATCGTGGAATTTATATTGTTCAGGACCTTATAGAATATACGCCAGTAGAGGACGAAGACCTGCTATAA
- the deoC gene encoding deoxyribose-phosphate aldolase translates to MKINHLIDHTVLKPTTTIAEVEKLCGEAKQYGFAAVCIPPPFVKKAKETLVGTSVKVATVIGFPFGYSAVEAKLAETLLAIVDGADELDVVINFMAIKNNDWKYVANEINHLMPVIKDRGKVVKVIVESGVLTEDELLKCCELYGAAGIDYLKTSTGYAEKGATVEAVKLMRLNLPEHVQIKASGGIRDYDFAKVLVAAGATRLGCSASVSIVTNQTSDEVNY, encoded by the coding sequence ATGAAGATCAATCACCTGATAGACCATACCGTACTTAAACCAACCACCACAATTGCTGAAGTAGAAAAATTGTGTGGTGAAGCAAAGCAATATGGTTTTGCCGCAGTTTGTATACCGCCACCATTTGTAAAAAAAGCTAAAGAAACATTAGTAGGCACTTCTGTTAAAGTAGCTACAGTTATTGGTTTTCCTTTTGGGTATTCAGCTGTAGAAGCTAAATTGGCTGAAACTTTGTTAGCCATAGTGGACGGTGCCGACGAACTGGATGTAGTGATCAACTTCATGGCTATAAAGAATAACGACTGGAAATATGTAGCCAACGAGATCAATCACCTGATGCCGGTGATTAAAGATAGAGGCAAAGTAGTGAAGGTGATTGTAGAAAGTGGCGTACTAACAGAAGATGAATTATTGAAATGCTGCGAACTGTATGGTGCTGCAGGAATAGATTACCTGAAAACATCTACCGGTTATGCAGAAAAAGGAGCCACTGTAGAAGCTGTGAAACTGATGCGTCTTAACCTGCCGGAACATGTTCAGATAAAAGCATCAGGCGGCATCCGTGATTATGATTTTGCCAAAGTACTGGTAGCTGCAGGCGCTACCCGTTTAGGATGCAGTGCAAGTGTATCTATAGTAACCAATCAAACCTCTGACGAAGTAAATTATTAA
- a CDS encoding LIC_10190 family membrane protein: MLLLLIAGSIFFFLAMSIGYVVNNALRQLQPYSTPLFEILLTGTATITIYLNFLSFFFPSGYLLLVPLAIAALIIVFTTPFLVDLKTKANKIAGVLFHKERMAVTIAVALVILIFAIVPPYNTDSSGYHILSILWNEKFKVVPGLANLFPQFGFNSAFMVLSAPFSFTAITGQSIYPINPVLVLAFFGWMLHKSYQYRGMSRLLFIPLLFILFRQFPINIASPSADALASMLVLYCFFTLLETKENWQGGEWKVLLLLAFFSVIIKISTIPLMLFVFLPFIFYRKAHKEIIKNYIPVAAIGLCIFLPWIARNIILSGYILFPFPSIDLVNVDWKVPLQVAEAERLHVSHAPRMVSEDWVYVNRLSFMQWFPTWLGKLWHSNKINALLTYATFATPVVAVVVFKRYPYKKWIASFAVAYLGILFWLIGSPDVRFGYHFMIPVIFFPLLLLLNNTHKTGGKISESIYTLAALGMCVYFSYVAARMLAPYTISQYAVKPLKSEEYHKNNDLGSFTFVPLSDSIKLYIHDRHHHSLNAPLPSTDVFRPGVRLRGTTLQDGFRNIQDTTIAK, from the coding sequence ATGCTGCTACTGCTCATTGCCGGTTCAATATTCTTTTTTCTTGCAATGAGTATTGGCTATGTAGTAAACAATGCACTACGTCAACTGCAGCCATATTCAACGCCGCTGTTCGAGATATTGCTAACAGGAACTGCAACCATAACAATATACCTCAACTTTCTCTCCTTCTTCTTTCCTTCTGGTTACCTGCTTTTGGTGCCATTGGCTATTGCCGCCTTAATCATTGTTTTTACAACACCATTTTTAGTGGATTTAAAAACAAAAGCCAATAAAATTGCTGGAGTACTTTTTCATAAAGAACGAATGGCTGTTACCATAGCTGTGGCTTTGGTGATACTCATTTTTGCTATTGTTCCGCCTTACAATACTGATAGTTCCGGCTATCACATCCTGTCAATCTTATGGAATGAAAAATTTAAAGTAGTGCCGGGGCTGGCTAACCTGTTCCCACAGTTTGGCTTCAATTCGGCTTTCATGGTATTGAGTGCACCTTTCTCTTTCACTGCTATCACAGGTCAATCTATTTACCCTATAAACCCCGTGCTGGTGCTTGCTTTCTTTGGCTGGATGCTCCATAAAAGCTACCAGTATCGGGGAATGAGCAGGCTGCTGTTTATACCGCTTTTGTTTATACTGTTCAGGCAATTCCCTATCAATATAGCCTCGCCATCTGCTGATGCTTTGGCTAGTATGTTAGTACTCTATTGCTTCTTTACATTATTAGAAACAAAAGAAAACTGGCAAGGCGGCGAGTGGAAAGTGTTGTTGCTGTTAGCCTTCTTTTCAGTCATCATCAAGATCAGCACCATCCCGCTGATGCTATTCGTGTTCCTGCCATTCATCTTCTATCGAAAGGCACATAAAGAGATCATCAAAAATTACATACCCGTTGCAGCCATTGGCCTTTGCATTTTTCTTCCATGGATAGCGCGAAACATCATTTTATCTGGCTACATCTTGTTTCCTTTTCCCTCTATTGATCTTGTAAACGTAGATTGGAAAGTGCCGCTGCAGGTAGCAGAAGCTGAACGTTTGCATGTATCGCATGCACCACGTATGGTAAGCGAAGATTGGGTTTATGTGAACAGGCTGTCTTTTATGCAGTGGTTCCCAACATGGCTGGGCAAGTTGTGGCACAGCAATAAAATTAATGCGCTGCTTACATATGCAACATTTGCAACACCCGTTGTTGCTGTTGTCGTATTTAAGCGGTACCCTTACAAAAAATGGATAGCTTCTTTTGCTGTGGCATATTTAGGTATCCTGTTTTGGCTCATCGGTTCACCTGATGTAAGATTTGGCTACCACTTTATGATACCTGTGATATTCTTCCCGCTATTGCTTCTTTTGAATAATACACATAAAACAGGAGGAAAAATTTCTGAAAGCATATATACGCTGGCAGCACTGGGTATGTGTGTTTATTTTAGCTATGTAGCTGCGCGTATGCTGGCTCCTTATACCATTTCACAATATGCTGTGAAACCCTTAAAGAGCGAGGAATATCATAAAAATAATGACCTCGGTTCATTTACTTTTGTACCCTTGAGTGACTCTATAAAGCTGTACATTCATGATCGTCACCATCATAGCCTGAATGCACCTTTACCGAGTACAGATGTATTCAGGCCGGGAGTGAGATTACGAGGTACTACTTTACAAGACGGATTTAGAAACATACAAGACACAACTATTGCCAAATGA